One window from the genome of Streptomyces sp. NBC_01476 encodes:
- a CDS encoding glycoside hydrolase family 71/99-like protein: MSHRRKTWSRRRVISAAAGGTAAAALGALGVAKAATTSSASPAAGAAGDVVGKITVGYQGWFAAKGDGAPINGWWHWTQDMSKAPSPSNTGIKCWPDMRDFTHGYPTAYANLGNGRPATLFSSYDQQTVDTHFQWMQQYGIDTAALQRFNPTGGEGPTRDAMATKVRSAAESHNVKFYIMYDVSGWTTMQSEIKNDWTTKMKAHTASSAYATQNGKPVVCIWGFGFNDNNHPFDPAACLDVINWFKSQGCYVIGGIPKEWRTGGQGTRTGFGDVYHAFNMISPWMVGAIGNVGDSDQYYQNVNLGDQAECDAHGIDYQPCVLPGDVSERQRAHGDFMWRQFYNMVRIGAQGIYISMFDEFNEGNQIAKTAETQAGVPTDSGFLALDEDGTACSSDYYLRLTGDGGRMLKGQLALTATRPTQPVVTGGSTTPPTTPGTGTVVSLRAGVNNDYVTAENAGAAALIANRTAIGPWEQFDLLDAGSGNVALRAHANSRYVTAGSAPLIADGTALGRAQTFTLVRNSDGTVSLLAIANNQYVTAESAGASSLIANRTAIGPWEKFSLITS; encoded by the coding sequence ATGTCCCACCGCAGGAAGACCTGGTCCCGCCGCAGGGTCATCAGCGCCGCCGCCGGCGGCACCGCGGCCGCCGCGCTCGGCGCGCTGGGGGTCGCCAAGGCCGCCACCACCTCCTCCGCCTCGCCCGCGGCCGGCGCCGCCGGAGACGTGGTCGGCAAGATCACCGTCGGGTATCAGGGCTGGTTCGCCGCCAAGGGCGACGGCGCCCCGATCAACGGCTGGTGGCACTGGACCCAGGACATGAGCAAGGCCCCCTCCCCCTCGAACACCGGCATCAAGTGCTGGCCCGACATGCGGGACTTCACCCACGGCTACCCGACCGCGTACGCCAACCTCGGCAACGGCCGGCCGGCCACGCTCTTCTCCTCCTACGACCAGCAGACCGTGGACACCCACTTCCAGTGGATGCAGCAGTACGGCATCGACACCGCGGCCCTCCAGCGCTTCAACCCCACCGGCGGCGAAGGCCCCACACGGGACGCGATGGCCACCAAGGTCCGCAGCGCGGCCGAGTCCCACAACGTGAAGTTCTACATCATGTACGACGTCTCCGGCTGGACGACCATGCAGTCCGAGATCAAGAACGACTGGACCACCAAGATGAAGGCACACACCGCGTCGTCGGCGTATGCCACGCAGAACGGCAAGCCGGTGGTGTGCATCTGGGGCTTCGGCTTCAATGACAACAACCACCCCTTCGACCCGGCCGCGTGCCTCGATGTCATCAACTGGTTCAAGTCGCAGGGCTGTTACGTCATCGGCGGCATCCCCAAGGAGTGGCGCACCGGCGGCCAGGGCACCCGTACGGGGTTCGGCGACGTCTACCACGCGTTCAACATGATCTCGCCGTGGATGGTCGGCGCCATCGGCAACGTGGGTGACTCGGACCAGTACTACCAGAACGTCAACCTGGGCGATCAGGCCGAGTGCGATGCCCACGGCATCGACTACCAGCCGTGCGTACTGCCCGGCGATGTCTCGGAGCGGCAGCGGGCCCACGGCGACTTCATGTGGCGGCAGTTCTACAACATGGTGCGGATCGGCGCGCAGGGCATCTACATCTCGATGTTCGACGAGTTCAACGAGGGCAACCAGATCGCCAAGACCGCGGAGACGCAGGCGGGTGTACCCACCGACTCCGGGTTCCTGGCGCTCGACGAGGACGGCACGGCCTGCTCCTCCGACTACTACCTGCGGCTGACCGGCGACGGCGGCCGGATGCTCAAGGGACAGCTCGCACTGACCGCCACCCGCCCCACCCAGCCCGTCGTCACCGGTGGCAGCACCACCCCGCCGACCACGCCGGGGACCGGCACCGTGGTCAGTCTGCGCGCGGGCGTCAACAACGACTACGTCACCGCCGAGAACGCCGGCGCGGCTGCCCTGATCGCCAACCGCACCGCCATCGGACCCTGGGAGCAGTTCGACCTCCTCGACGCGGGAAGCGGCAACGTGGCCCTGCGTGCCCACGCCAACAGCCGCTATGTCACCGCCGGTTCGGCGCCGCTGATCGCCGACGGCACCGCCCTCGGCCGCGCCCAGACCTTCACGCTCGTCCGCAACAGCGACGGGACGGTGAGCCTGCTCGCCATCGCCAACAACCAGTACGTCACGGCGGAGAGCGCGGGCGCGTCCTCGCTGATCGCCAACAGGACGGCGATCGGCCCGTGGGAGAAGTTCAGCCTCATCACGAGCTGA
- a CDS encoding SDR family NAD(P)-dependent oxidoreductase, producing the protein MTNTSDITPIGLLTGKVVFITGASRGIGAAAARLFAAEGAAVVLAARSTESLQRIVTGIRAGGGVADAVTVDLADRASVRAAVDRVGELHGRLDGAFNNAGVGQQPGPLDTTGDEDIEQQFAVNFRAHWTAMTAEAALMRRDGGGAIVNTSSIGSRRANPELPAYGAMKRALNSITETAAVTWGAQGIRVNGITPGGTATEMIDAWEAATPGIVERINAMVPLGRMAEPHEVAEVAAWLLSDRASMVTGAIVPVDGGAGA; encoded by the coding sequence ATGACCAACACCAGCGACATCACACCCATCGGCCTGCTCACCGGGAAGGTCGTGTTCATCACCGGCGCCAGCCGCGGCATCGGGGCGGCAGCGGCCCGGCTCTTCGCCGCCGAGGGCGCCGCCGTCGTGCTCGCCGCCCGCAGCACCGAATCCCTCCAGCGGATCGTCACCGGGATCCGCGCCGGCGGCGGCGTCGCGGATGCGGTGACCGTGGACCTCGCCGACCGCGCGAGCGTCCGCGCGGCGGTCGACCGCGTCGGGGAACTGCACGGACGGCTCGACGGAGCCTTCAACAACGCCGGGGTGGGCCAGCAGCCCGGCCCGCTCGACACCACCGGCGACGAGGACATCGAGCAGCAGTTCGCGGTGAACTTCCGTGCGCACTGGACCGCGATGACAGCCGAGGCCGCGCTGATGCGGCGGGACGGCGGCGGGGCGATCGTCAACACGTCGAGCATCGGCAGCCGCCGCGCGAACCCGGAGCTGCCCGCGTACGGCGCCATGAAGCGCGCGCTCAACAGCATCACCGAGACCGCCGCGGTGACCTGGGGCGCTCAGGGCATCCGGGTCAACGGCATCACACCGGGCGGCACCGCGACGGAGATGATCGACGCGTGGGAGGCCGCGACCCCCGGCATCGTCGAGCGCATCAACGCGATGGTTCCGCTCGGCCGCATGGCCGAGCCCCACGAGGTCGCCGAGGTGGCCGCGTGGCTGCTCAGCGACCGGGCGTCGATGGTGACCGGCGCGATCGTGCCGGTCGACGGCGGCGCGGGCGCCTGA
- a CDS encoding helix-turn-helix transcriptional regulator, translated as MDKHELGAFLRSRRERLRPEDAGLPSGSRRRTPGLRREEVAVLAHISTEYYVRLEQGRAPRPSGEVLAGIAGALRLTDAESDHLHVLAGTAPSRSGLHRRDVRPSILALLDRLPQTAAFVMSAAFEVLAWNDLAAALMEDFAERTPEDRNLARRAFLGSSRAEAPLYGVSDAAEFRRHVVMQLRSTLARYPSDPAVTGLIDELRDGSTEFARLWERHDVRSAAVLTKTFRHPAVGEITVDCDALALTDRDQHLVLYSAPQGSRDAEALALLNVLGADTGAYLR; from the coding sequence ATGGACAAGCACGAACTCGGGGCATTCCTCCGCAGCCGTCGCGAACGGCTGCGGCCGGAGGACGCCGGTCTCCCCTCGGGCTCGCGACGCCGGACACCGGGCCTTCGCCGCGAGGAAGTGGCGGTCCTGGCCCACATCTCCACGGAGTACTACGTCCGGCTGGAGCAGGGCAGGGCGCCGCGACCGTCCGGCGAGGTCCTGGCCGGGATCGCAGGCGCGCTGCGGCTCACGGATGCCGAGTCCGACCACCTCCACGTCCTCGCGGGCACCGCGCCGAGCCGTAGCGGACTGCACCGGCGCGACGTCCGCCCGAGCATCCTCGCGCTCCTCGACCGGCTGCCGCAGACGGCCGCCTTCGTGATGTCCGCCGCGTTCGAGGTGCTCGCGTGGAACGACCTCGCGGCGGCGCTCATGGAGGACTTCGCCGAGCGCACCCCGGAGGACCGCAATCTCGCGCGCCGGGCATTCCTCGGGTCGTCGCGTGCCGAGGCGCCGCTCTACGGGGTCTCCGACGCCGCGGAGTTCCGGCGGCACGTCGTCATGCAGCTCCGCTCCACCCTCGCCCGTTATCCGTCCGACCCCGCGGTGACCGGACTGATCGACGAACTCCGCGACGGCAGCACGGAGTTCGCCCGGCTCTGGGAGCGGCACGACGTGCGGTCCGCGGCGGTGCTCACGAAGACTTTCCGGCACCCGGCCGTCGGGGAGATCACCGTCGACTGCGACGCGCTCGCGCTCACGGACCGCGACCAGCACCTCGTGCTCTACAGCGCGCCCCAGGGATCCCGTGACGCCGAGGCTCTGGCCCTGCTGAATGTCCTCGGAGCCGACACCGGCGCCTACCTGCGGTAG
- a CDS encoding MarR family winged helix-turn-helix transcriptional regulator has protein sequence MDTADDPQDPQWDGAGLGDEIVRMMRQIGAWKQRAREEHWSDRLLLARLTDSGPQRATDLAADTLLDLSTVSRQVRSLVERGLVDRRPDPDDRRGALLFPTDAGRETVRGYRAQRNEQLALALGDWPAEDRRAFVRLLRRFNDDFAERQLRPRCTPGSG, from the coding sequence ATGGACACCGCCGACGATCCGCAGGACCCGCAGTGGGACGGGGCCGGTCTCGGGGACGAGATCGTGCGGATGATGCGGCAGATCGGCGCGTGGAAGCAACGGGCCCGCGAGGAGCACTGGAGTGACCGGCTGCTCCTCGCGCGGCTGACCGACTCCGGGCCGCAGCGGGCCACCGACCTCGCCGCCGACACCCTGCTGGACCTGTCCACGGTGAGCCGGCAGGTCCGCTCGCTGGTCGAACGCGGCCTGGTCGACCGCCGCCCGGATCCCGACGACCGGCGCGGTGCGCTGCTCTTCCCCACCGACGCCGGCCGCGAGACCGTCCGCGGCTACCGCGCACAGCGCAATGAACAGCTCGCCCTGGCACTGGGCGACTGGCCCGCGGAGGACCGGCGCGCGTTCGTCCGGCTGCTGCGCCGGTTCAACGACGACTTCGCCGAGCGCCAGCTGCGTCCCCGCTGCACCCCCGGCAGCGGCTAG
- a CDS encoding MDR family MFS transporter — MLGMFLASLDQTIVSTAIRTIADDLHGLNEQAWTTTAYLITSTIATPLYGKLSDIYGRKPFFLAAISIFIIGSVACTFSTSMVELAVFRAFQGLGAGGLMSLALAIIGDIVPPRERARYQGYILAVFGTSSVAGPLVGGFLAGQATILGISGWRWVFLVNVPIGILALIVVAKVLNIPHRRREHRIDWWGALTIVMGVVPLLLVAEQGETWGWLSTAAITCYVIGVVGVIAWIRVEFAMGDEALIPMRLFSNKVFSRTSLLSVLVGAAMFGGLLMIPQYLQIVKGASPTKSGLLMLPLMLGMMTASIATGQTTARTGRYKIFPVIGTALMCVAMLLFHFEVQWDTPLPETMGFMALMGVGLGFTMQTLTLSVQNAVPPQDMGTATASATFFRQLGGTAGTAVFLSVLFSTVTGKISSAFDAARGKPDFQAALHAHPNAITPDSAKAVLSDSSFIKKLDPALAAPFKQGFADSMHLVFIIVAGVAALCFLLMLTIREVPLRKLSGAQARAAAEAAEADTAAASAGGPAVPEPERQATEPQTPLDDSKR; from the coding sequence ATGCTGGGCATGTTCCTGGCCTCGCTCGACCAGACGATCGTCAGCACCGCGATCCGGACCATCGCCGACGACCTGCACGGGCTCAACGAGCAGGCGTGGACCACCACGGCCTACCTGATCACGTCCACCATCGCGACCCCGCTGTACGGCAAGCTCTCCGACATCTACGGCCGCAAGCCGTTCTTCCTCGCCGCGATCAGCATCTTCATCATCGGGTCGGTCGCGTGCACCTTCTCCACCTCGATGGTGGAGCTCGCCGTCTTCCGCGCGTTCCAGGGTCTGGGCGCGGGCGGTCTGATGTCGCTGGCGCTGGCGATCATCGGCGACATCGTGCCGCCGCGGGAACGCGCGCGCTACCAGGGCTACATCCTCGCCGTCTTCGGGACCTCCAGCGTCGCCGGGCCGCTGGTCGGCGGGTTCCTCGCCGGACAGGCCACCATCCTGGGGATCTCCGGCTGGCGCTGGGTGTTCCTGGTCAACGTGCCGATCGGCATCCTGGCGCTGATCGTCGTCGCCAAGGTGCTCAACATCCCGCACCGCCGCCGTGAACACCGCATCGACTGGTGGGGCGCCCTGACCATCGTCATGGGCGTCGTCCCGCTGCTGCTCGTCGCCGAGCAGGGCGAGACCTGGGGCTGGCTCTCCACCGCGGCGATCACCTGTTACGTCATCGGCGTCGTCGGTGTCATCGCCTGGATCCGGGTCGAGTTCGCGATGGGTGACGAGGCCCTCATCCCGATGCGGCTCTTCAGCAACAAGGTCTTCAGCCGGACCAGCCTGCTCAGTGTCCTGGTCGGTGCGGCCATGTTCGGCGGGCTGCTGATGATCCCGCAGTACCTGCAGATCGTGAAGGGCGCCAGCCCCACCAAGTCCGGGCTGCTCATGCTGCCGCTGATGCTCGGCATGATGACCGCCTCCATCGCCACCGGCCAGACCACCGCGCGCACCGGCCGCTACAAGATCTTCCCGGTCATCGGCACCGCGCTGATGTGTGTCGCGATGCTGCTCTTCCACTTCGAGGTCCAGTGGGACACCCCGCTGCCCGAGACGATGGGCTTCATGGCGCTGATGGGTGTCGGGCTCGGCTTCACCATGCAGACCCTGACGCTGTCGGTGCAGAACGCGGTACCGCCCCAGGACATGGGCACCGCCACCGCCTCGGCCACGTTCTTCCGCCAGCTCGGCGGCACCGCGGGCACCGCGGTCTTCCTCTCGGTCCTCTTCAGCACCGTCACCGGGAAGATCTCCTCGGCGTTCGACGCGGCCCGCGGCAAACCGGACTTCCAGGCCGCGCTCCACGCCCACCCGAACGCCATCACGCCCGACAGCGCGAAGGCCGTCCTGAGCGACTCGTCGTTCATCAAGAAGCTGGACCCGGCGCTGGCCGCGCCCTTCAAGCAGGGCTTCGCCGATTCCATGCACCTCGTCTTCATCATCGTCGCGGGGGTGGCGGCACTGTGCTTCCTGCTGATGCTGACCATCCGTGAGGTGCCGCTGCGCAAGCTGTCGGGCGCCCAGGCCAGGGCCGCAGCCGAAGCGGCCGAGGCCGACACGGCCGCCGCCTCGGCCGGCGGCCCCGCCGTCCCCGAACCCGAGCGCCAGGCCACCGAGCCGCAGACCCCGCTCGACGACAGCAAACGCTGA
- a CDS encoding phosphocholine-specific phospholipase C, which translates to MPDLSRRGFLGAATAITGAAAIGVSAPAAEAEPAHKPKPHGDIRDIKRVVILMQENRSFDHYYGSLRGVRGFGDRSAITLPGGLSVFEQPTSTPGLPVTATQFPWRLSDAPVSAYPAGHQPPSSEVGAQNYGGTDHSWESQHTAWYGGLMNAWYVSKGGPTTLGYLDRRDLPFHYALADAYTIGDAYHCSVLSATGPNRTYHWGGTIDAQKKYSSFTAYSGGDELGRNLLWESYAETLQKAGVSWKVYQGADNYGDNALEYFKNFAQYDPGQGGTPAPGNVLYDNGVAIVPEPHDSETGNADNLALALRKDVLAGTLPQVSWLVTNQRFSEHPDGAPTDGAYYVHEVLKALNADPDVFNSTLVIINFDENDGQFDHVPPPVPAPGETDEFVAGTDLSQYGFNQPVPVGLGFRVPLLLVSPWTRGGWVTSEVSDHTSVIQFLEKWTGALGKPAISPNISDWRRRVCGDLTGAFDFTSPVYGLPKLPDLSPIGEPAGYNPPVTTNAMPRQEAGTKRARPLPYQPNANLVGFSTDHSGSVTADLAFSNNGPHARKASHFSVYNNLAGTPALTDYPAKFPGQYTVDPATRADRSVTGKAPVGAAAGDTAYDITVVGPNRFLRHFTGDTGVSGDTAQVTAEYPADSHGSRPKLVLKLTNTGHKAVTFTVTSNHYLKDRAHSYHVPAHGHATHTIDPQAKSDGWYDLTVTLSGDRSWTRRYSGHLEDGSHSITG; encoded by the coding sequence ATGCCTGACCTGTCCCGCCGAGGCTTTCTCGGCGCGGCCACCGCGATCACCGGCGCTGCGGCGATCGGTGTGAGCGCGCCGGCTGCCGAGGCCGAGCCCGCCCACAAGCCGAAGCCGCACGGTGACATCCGCGACATCAAGCGGGTGGTCATCCTGATGCAGGAGAACCGCAGCTTCGACCACTACTACGGCTCGCTGCGCGGTGTCCGCGGCTTCGGCGACCGCTCGGCGATCACGCTGCCCGGCGGCCTGTCGGTCTTCGAGCAGCCCACCTCGACGCCCGGCCTGCCGGTCACCGCCACGCAGTTCCCGTGGCGGCTGAGCGACGCCCCCGTCTCGGCCTACCCCGCGGGGCACCAGCCGCCCAGTTCCGAGGTCGGGGCGCAGAACTACGGCGGCACCGACCACAGCTGGGAGAGCCAGCACACCGCGTGGTACGGCGGCCTGATGAACGCCTGGTACGTCAGCAAGGGCGGCCCGACGACGCTGGGTTACCTGGACCGGCGGGACCTGCCGTTCCACTACGCCCTGGCGGACGCGTACACGATCGGCGACGCCTACCACTGCTCGGTGCTCAGCGCGACCGGCCCGAACCGCACCTACCACTGGGGCGGCACGATCGACGCACAGAAGAAGTACAGCAGCTTCACCGCGTACAGCGGCGGTGACGAACTCGGCCGCAACCTGCTGTGGGAGTCGTACGCCGAGACGCTGCAGAAGGCCGGGGTCAGCTGGAAGGTCTACCAGGGCGCCGACAACTACGGCGACAACGCCCTGGAGTACTTCAAGAACTTCGCCCAGTACGACCCCGGGCAGGGCGGCACCCCCGCACCCGGCAATGTGCTCTACGACAACGGTGTCGCCATCGTCCCCGAACCGCACGACTCCGAGACCGGGAACGCCGACAACCTCGCGCTGGCGCTCCGCAAGGACGTGCTGGCGGGCACTCTGCCGCAGGTCTCCTGGCTGGTCACCAACCAGCGGTTCTCCGAGCACCCGGACGGCGCCCCGACCGACGGCGCCTACTACGTGCACGAGGTGCTCAAGGCACTCAACGCCGACCCGGACGTCTTCAACTCGACGCTGGTCATCATCAACTTCGACGAGAACGACGGCCAGTTCGACCACGTGCCGCCGCCGGTGCCCGCGCCGGGCGAGACGGACGAGTTCGTGGCCGGCACCGATCTGTCCCAGTACGGCTTCAACCAGCCGGTACCGGTCGGGCTGGGCTTCCGGGTGCCGCTGCTGCTGGTCTCGCCGTGGACCCGCGGCGGCTGGGTCACCTCGGAGGTCTCCGACCACACCTCGGTCATCCAGTTCCTGGAGAAGTGGACGGGGGCGCTCGGCAAGCCGGCCATCAGCCCGAACATCAGCGACTGGCGCCGCCGGGTCTGCGGCGACCTCACCGGTGCCTTCGACTTCACCTCGCCGGTCTACGGCCTGCCGAAGCTGCCCGACCTCTCCCCCATCGGCGAGCCGGCCGGTTACAACCCGCCGGTCACCACCAACGCCATGCCGCGGCAGGAGGCGGGCACCAAGCGGGCCAGGCCGCTGCCGTACCAGCCGAACGCGAACCTGGTCGGCTTCAGCACCGACCACAGCGGGTCGGTCACGGCGGACCTGGCGTTCAGCAACAACGGTCCGCACGCCCGCAAGGCCAGCCACTTCTCGGTCTACAACAACCTCGCCGGCACCCCGGCGCTGACCGACTACCCCGCGAAGTTCCCCGGGCAGTACACGGTCGACCCCGCCACCCGCGCCGACCGGAGCGTCACGGGGAAGGCCCCGGTGGGCGCGGCGGCCGGCGACACGGCGTACGACATCACCGTCGTCGGACCGAACCGCTTCCTGCGGCACTTCACCGGGGACACCGGCGTTTCCGGCGACACCGCGCAGGTGACGGCCGAGTACCCGGCGGACAGCCACGGCTCGCGGCCCAAGCTGGTCCTGAAGCTGACCAACACCGGCCACAAGGCCGTGACCTTCACGGTCACCTCGAACCACTACCTCAAGGACCGCGCGCACAGCTACCACGTGCCCGCGCACGGCCACGCGACCCACACCATCGACCCGCAGGCCAAGAGCGACGGCTGGTACGACCTGACCGTGACGCTCAGCGGCGACCGCTCCTGGACCCGCCGCTACAGCGGCCACCTGGAGGACGGTTCGCACAGCATCACCGGCTGA
- a CDS encoding DMT family transporter, with product MLVLCVFFAFLGAASNATGTVLQRKAALAVPPEDALRPRLFIDMVRQPIWVLGICGVAGAALFQALALVTGPLALAQPVFILELPLALLISLPVLHRSLPVSGWIAVGVMVSGLVIALACAAPSGGNTQASMARWIPAVALCAGAVVLAVMSARHRPSGAARAALLGTSAAVANALTAALMKSAADTFSSHGFEAFLRAWQTYGFALFGVLAVFLLENALQAGPIAASQPALTLGDAVVSLALGIIVYSEHVRTGLWLLPEFGGVALVVVGTLYLSRAVPLTRELAN from the coding sequence CTGCTGGTGCTCTGTGTGTTCTTCGCGTTCCTGGGCGCGGCCAGCAATGCGACGGGTACGGTGCTGCAGCGCAAGGCCGCCCTTGCGGTACCGCCCGAGGACGCCCTGCGACCGCGGTTGTTCATCGACATGGTCCGCCAGCCGATCTGGGTGCTCGGCATCTGCGGTGTGGCGGGCGCTGCCCTCTTCCAGGCACTGGCCCTGGTCACCGGCCCGCTCGCGCTGGCCCAGCCGGTGTTCATCCTGGAGCTGCCGCTGGCACTGCTGATCAGCCTGCCGGTGCTGCACCGGAGTCTGCCGGTCTCGGGCTGGATCGCGGTCGGCGTCATGGTCAGCGGTCTGGTGATCGCGCTGGCCTGCGCCGCCCCCTCGGGCGGCAATACGCAGGCGTCGATGGCCCGCTGGATCCCGGCGGTCGCGCTCTGCGCGGGCGCCGTGGTGCTGGCGGTGATGTCCGCGCGGCACCGTCCGTCGGGTGCGGCGCGTGCCGCGCTGCTCGGCACTTCGGCGGCGGTGGCGAACGCGCTGACGGCGGCGCTGATGAAGTCGGCCGCCGACACCTTCTCCTCGCACGGCTTCGAGGCGTTCCTGCGTGCCTGGCAGACCTACGGCTTCGCGCTCTTCGGGGTGCTGGCCGTGTTCCTGCTGGAGAACGCGTTGCAGGCCGGGCCGATCGCCGCGTCGCAGCCGGCGCTCACCCTGGGCGACGCCGTGGTGAGCCTCGCGCTGGGCATCATCGTCTACTCCGAGCACGTTCGCACCGGCCTGTGGCTGCTGCCCGAGTTCGGCGGGGTGGCGCTCGTGGTGGTGGGGACGCTGTACCTGTCCCGGGCGGTCCCCCTGACCAGGGAACTGGCGAACTGA